The Pseudomonas extremaustralis genome contains a region encoding:
- a CDS encoding TRAP transporter small permease → MKNLLLRINDRLYMTCIWVAGLSVLGVALIIPWGIFARYILGTGASWPEPTAILLMLVFTFIGAAASYRAGAHMSVAVVTDRLPPRQRQLVGILSQLLMGTICLFMTIWGTKLCLSTWNQFMSAIPSLRVGITYMPIPIGGLLTLVFVMEKLLLGDQSHRRVVRFDLVEESEGAA, encoded by the coding sequence ATGAAGAATCTACTGCTGCGCATCAACGACCGCCTGTACATGACCTGCATCTGGGTCGCCGGGCTGTCGGTCCTCGGGGTCGCGCTGATCATTCCCTGGGGCATCTTCGCCCGCTATATCCTCGGCACCGGCGCAAGCTGGCCGGAGCCCACCGCCATCCTGCTGATGCTGGTGTTCACCTTTATCGGCGCCGCCGCCAGTTATCGCGCCGGCGCGCACATGTCGGTGGCCGTGGTCACCGATCGCTTGCCGCCGCGCCAACGCCAGCTCGTCGGCATCCTTTCGCAACTGCTGATGGGCACCATCTGCCTGTTCATGACGATCTGGGGCACCAAGTTGTGCCTGTCCACCTGGAACCAGTTCATGAGCGCCATTCCTTCCCTGCGCGTGGGCATCACCTATATGCCGATCCCCATAGGCGGGCTGTTGACCCTGGTGTTCGTGATGGAAAAACTCCTGCTGGGCGATCAGAGCCACCGGCGCGTGGTGCGCTTCGATTTGGTTGAAGAAAGCGAAGGGGCTGCCTGA
- a CDS encoding NAD(P)-dependent oxidoreductase: MIQTLTHLPHPHADGATLASHFTDLAPPLNARQAQLEASRCLYCYDAPCVNACPSEIDIPSFIRNIHTDNVQGAAQKILSANILGGSCARVCPTEILCQQACVRNNADECAPVLIGLLQRYAIDNAHFSEHPFQRAAATGKRIAVVGAGPAGLACAHRAALHGHDVVIFEAREKAGGLNEYGIAKYKLVDDFAQKELEFLLQIGGIEIRHGQRLGDNLSLSELHQHFDAVFLGLGLAASKQLGLPHEDAPGLLAATDYIRELRQTDDLSQLPLADRCIVLGAGNTAIDMAVQMARLGARDVNLVYRRGLADMGATGHEQDIAKANQVRLLTWAQPEEVLLDDQGHVRGMRFLRTHMHNGRLHPTGETFELAADAIFKAIGQGFDNAALHDPLAQQLQRVGERIFVDEQLRTSIPGVYAGGDCVSLGQDLTVQAVQHGKLAAEAMHAQLMLNVEAA; encoded by the coding sequence GTGATCCAGACCCTGACCCACCTCCCCCATCCCCACGCAGATGGGGCGACCCTCGCCAGCCATTTCACCGACCTGGCGCCGCCCCTCAACGCCCGCCAGGCCCAACTGGAAGCCTCGCGCTGCCTGTATTGCTACGACGCGCCGTGTGTGAATGCGTGCCCCAGCGAAATCGACATCCCGTCGTTCATCCGCAATATCCACACCGACAACGTGCAAGGCGCCGCGCAAAAAATTCTCTCGGCCAATATCCTCGGCGGCAGTTGCGCCCGCGTCTGCCCCACCGAGATCCTGTGCCAGCAGGCCTGTGTGCGTAACAACGCCGACGAATGCGCCCCGGTGCTGATCGGCCTGTTGCAACGCTACGCCATCGACAACGCGCACTTCAGCGAGCATCCGTTCCAGCGCGCCGCTGCCACCGGCAAACGCATCGCGGTGGTCGGCGCCGGCCCGGCTGGCCTGGCCTGTGCCCATCGCGCCGCCCTGCACGGCCACGACGTGGTGATCTTCGAAGCCAGGGAAAAAGCCGGCGGCCTGAACGAATACGGGATCGCCAAGTACAAGCTGGTGGATGATTTCGCGCAAAAGGAGCTGGAATTTCTCCTGCAGATCGGCGGCATCGAGATCCGTCACGGCCAGCGCCTGGGCGACAACCTCAGCCTGAGCGAACTGCATCAACACTTCGATGCGGTGTTCCTCGGCCTCGGCCTGGCCGCCAGCAAACAACTGGGCCTGCCCCACGAGGACGCCCCCGGCCTGCTCGCCGCCACCGACTATATCCGCGAACTGCGCCAGACCGACGACCTTAGCCAACTGCCCCTGGCCGACCGCTGCATCGTGCTCGGCGCCGGCAATACCGCCATCGACATGGCCGTGCAAATGGCCCGCCTCGGCGCCCGCGATGTGAACCTCGTCTACCGCCGGGGGCTGGCCGACATGGGCGCCACCGGCCATGAACAGGACATCGCCAAGGCCAATCAGGTACGCCTGCTGACCTGGGCCCAACCCGAAGAAGTCTTGCTCGACGACCAGGGCCATGTGCGCGGCATGCGTTTCCTGCGCACGCACATGCACAACGGCCGTCTGCACCCCACCGGCGAAACCTTCGAACTGGCCGCCGACGCGATCTTCAAAGCCATCGGCCAGGGCTTCGACAACGCCGCGCTGCACGATCCGCTGGCCCAGCAACTGCAACGCGTGGGCGAGCGGATTTTCGTCGACGAACAGCTGCGCACCAGCATCCCCGGCGTGTATGCCGGCGGCGATTGCGTCAGTCTCGGCCAGGACCTCACCGTGCAGGCGGTACAACACGGCAAGCTGGCCGCTGAAGCCATGCACGCCCAACTCATGCTCAACGTGGAGGCTGCGTAA
- a CDS encoding TetR/AcrR family transcriptional regulator: MGNHKSGIRRVNVEKILLAAEKIFAEKGYGSTAMADIAEEVQLPRSNLHYYFTTKSELYSAVLFDLLEVWKQDALSFETFDDPRVVLSSYIRAKMQRSRTRPYGSKVWANEIIHGAPTLGEALDESLYDWAKMKEAKIRQWVEDKRILPVEPSSLLYMIWASTQHYADFDHQVKILNDHQPLSDMQFEKAIQTVTGVILRGIGLEP; encoded by the coding sequence ATGGGCAATCACAAGAGCGGAATTCGTCGAGTCAACGTCGAAAAGATCCTGCTGGCGGCGGAGAAAATCTTCGCCGAGAAGGGCTATGGCAGCACCGCCATGGCCGACATCGCCGAAGAAGTGCAACTGCCGCGCTCCAACCTGCATTACTACTTCACCACCAAGAGCGAGCTGTACAGCGCGGTGCTGTTCGACCTGCTGGAAGTGTGGAAGCAGGATGCCCTGAGCTTCGAGACCTTCGATGATCCTCGGGTGGTGCTCAGCAGTTACATCCGCGCCAAGATGCAGCGCTCACGCACGCGGCCCTATGGCTCGAAAGTCTGGGCCAACGAAATCATCCACGGCGCGCCGACGCTCGGTGAGGCGCTGGATGAAAGCCTGTACGACTGGGCCAAGATGAAGGAAGCGAAAATTCGCCAGTGGGTGGAGGACAAACGCATCCTGCCGGTGGAGCCGTCGAGCCTGCTGTACATGATCTGGGCCTCGACCCAGCACTACGCCGACTTCGATCATCAGGTGAAGATCCTGAACGATCACCAGCCGCTGTCGGACATGCAGTTCGAGAAGGCGATTCAGACGGTGACCGGGGTGATTTTGCGCGGGATCGGGTTGGAGCCTTGA
- the preA gene encoding NAD-dependent dihydropyrimidine dehydrogenase subunit PreA — protein MADLSIVFAGIKAPNPFWLASAPPTDKAYNVVRAFEAGWGGVVWKTLGEDPAAVNVSSRYSAHYGANREVLGINNIELITDRSLEINLREITQVKKDWPDRALIVSLMVPCVEESWKNILPLVEATGCDGIELNFGCPHGMPERGMGAAVGQMPEYVEQVTRWCKTYCSLPVIVKLTPNITDIRVAARAAYRGGADAVSLINTINSITSVDLERMVALPTVGTQSTHGGYCGSAVKPIALNMVAEIARDPQTHGLPICGIGGIGNWRDAAEFIALGCGAVQVCTAAMLHGFRIVEEMKDGLSRWMDSQGYASLQDFSGRAVGNTTDWKYLDINYQVIAKIDQEACIGCGRCHIACEDTSHQAIASLKQADGTHKYEVIDDECVGCNLCQITCPVADCIEMVTVDTGKPFLNWTQDPRNPYREAV, from the coding sequence ATGGCCGATCTCTCGATTGTCTTCGCCGGTATCAAAGCCCCCAACCCGTTCTGGCTGGCCTCCGCGCCGCCCACCGACAAGGCCTACAACGTGGTCCGCGCCTTCGAAGCCGGCTGGGGCGGCGTGGTGTGGAAAACCCTGGGTGAAGACCCGGCGGCGGTCAACGTGTCGTCGCGCTACTCGGCGCACTACGGCGCCAACCGTGAAGTGCTGGGCATCAACAACATCGAGCTGATCACCGACCGCTCCCTGGAAATCAACCTGCGGGAAATCACCCAGGTCAAAAAAGACTGGCCCGACCGTGCGCTGATCGTGTCGCTGATGGTGCCGTGCGTCGAAGAGTCCTGGAAAAACATCCTGCCCCTGGTGGAAGCCACCGGCTGCGACGGTATCGAGCTGAACTTCGGCTGCCCCCACGGCATGCCCGAACGCGGCATGGGCGCGGCGGTGGGCCAGATGCCGGAGTATGTGGAACAGGTGACGCGCTGGTGCAAGACGTACTGTTCGCTGCCGGTGATCGTCAAGCTCACGCCGAATATCACCGACATTCGCGTGGCGGCACGGGCGGCGTATCGCGGCGGCGCGGATGCGGTGTCGCTGATCAACACCATCAATTCCATTACCAGTGTGGACCTAGAGCGCATGGTCGCCCTGCCGACCGTCGGCACCCAAAGCACCCACGGCGGTTATTGCGGTTCGGCGGTCAAGCCGATTGCGCTGAACATGGTCGCCGAAATCGCCCGCGACCCGCAGACCCACGGCCTGCCGATCTGCGGCATCGGCGGCATCGGCAACTGGCGCGACGCGGCGGAATTCATCGCCCTCGGCTGCGGTGCGGTGCAGGTGTGCACGGCGGCGATGCTGCACGGGTTTCGCATCGTCGAAGAGATGAAGGACGGACTGTCGCGATGGATGGACAGCCAGGGTTACGCGAGCTTGCAGGATTTTTCCGGTCGCGCAGTGGGCAATACCACCGACTGGAAGTACCTGGACATCAACTACCAAGTCATCGCCAAGATCGATCAAGAAGCCTGTATTGGTTGCGGGCGTTGCCATATTGCCTGTGAGGACACCTCGCACCAGGCGATTGCCAGTTTGAAACAGGCGGATGGCACGCATAAATACGAGGTGATCGATGATGAGTGCGTGGGCTGCAATCTGTGCCAGATCACCTGCCCGGTGGCCGATTGCATCGAGATGGTGACGGTGGACACTGGCAAGCCGTTTTTGAACTGGACGCAAGATCCGCGTAATCCGTATCGGGAAGCGGTGTAG
- the hydA gene encoding dihydropyrimidinase → MSLLIRGATVITHDETYRADVLCAGGLIRAIGTDLDIPAGTEILDGSGQYLMPGGIDPHTHMQLPFMGTVASEDFFSGTAAGLAGGTTSIIDFVIPNPQQSLLEAFHQWRGWAQKSAADYGFHVAITWWSEQVREEMAELVSHHGINSFKHFMAYKNAIMAADDTLVASFERCLELGAVPTVHAENGELVHHLQRKLMAQGITGPEAHPLSRPSQVEGEAASRAIRIAETIGTPLYLVHVSTKEALDEITYARGKGQAVYGEVLAGHLLLDDSVYRHPDWQTAAGYVMSPPFRPRGHQEALWHGLQSGNLHTTATDHCCFCAEQKAAGRDDFSKIPNGTAGIEDRMALLWDEGVNTGRLSMQAFVALTSTNTAKIFNLYPRKGAIRVGADADLVLWDPQGTRTISAKTHHQNVDFNIFEGKTVRGVPSHTISQGKLVWADGDLRAERGAGRYVERPAYPSVFEQLSKRAERSKPVAVNR, encoded by the coding sequence ATGTCACTGTTGATCCGTGGCGCCACTGTAATAACCCATGATGAAACTTACCGCGCCGATGTTTTATGCGCCGGCGGTCTGATTCGCGCCATTGGCACGGACCTGGATATTCCCGCCGGCACCGAGATACTCGACGGCAGCGGCCAGTACCTGATGCCCGGCGGCATCGACCCGCATACCCATATGCAATTGCCCTTCATGGGCACCGTGGCCAGTGAAGACTTTTTCAGCGGCACGGCGGCCGGGCTGGCCGGTGGCACCACGTCGATCATCGACTTTGTGATTCCCAATCCGCAGCAGTCCTTGCTCGAAGCGTTTCACCAGTGGCGCGGCTGGGCGCAAAAGTCGGCGGCCGACTACGGTTTTCATGTGGCGATCACCTGGTGGAGCGAGCAGGTGCGCGAGGAAATGGCCGAACTGGTCAGCCACCACGGCATCAACAGCTTCAAGCACTTCATGGCCTACAAGAACGCGATCATGGCGGCCGACGACACCCTGGTCGCCAGCTTCGAGCGCTGCCTGGAACTGGGCGCGGTGCCCACCGTGCACGCGGAAAACGGCGAGCTGGTGCATCACCTGCAACGCAAGCTGATGGCCCAGGGCATCACCGGGCCGGAAGCCCATCCGCTGTCGCGGCCCTCCCAAGTGGAGGGCGAAGCAGCCAGCCGCGCGATCCGTATTGCCGAGACCATCGGCACGCCGCTGTACCTGGTACACGTCTCGACCAAAGAGGCGCTGGATGAAATCACCTACGCCCGTGGCAAGGGCCAGGCGGTATACGGCGAGGTCCTCGCCGGCCACCTGCTGCTGGACGACAGCGTCTACCGCCACCCCGACTGGCAGACCGCCGCCGGCTATGTGATGAGCCCGCCGTTCCGCCCGCGCGGACATCAGGAGGCACTGTGGCATGGCCTGCAGTCCGGCAACCTGCACACCACCGCCACCGACCATTGCTGCTTCTGCGCCGAGCAGAAAGCCGCCGGCCGTGACGACTTCAGCAAGATCCCCAACGGCACCGCCGGCATCGAAGACCGCATGGCGCTGCTGTGGGACGAAGGGGTGAATACCGGCCGACTGTCGATGCAGGCCTTCGTCGCGCTGACCTCCACCAACACCGCGAAGATTTTCAACCTCTACCCACGCAAAGGCGCGATCCGCGTCGGCGCCGATGCCGACCTGGTGCTGTGGGACCCGCAAGGCACGCGCACGATTTCCGCCAAGACCCACCACCAGAACGTCGACTTCAACATCTTCGAGGGCAAGACCGTGCGCGGCGTGCCGAGCCATACCATCAGCCAGGGCAAGCTGGTCTGGGCCGACGGCGACCTGCGCGCCGAACGCGGGGCCGGGCGCTATGTGGAACGGCCGGCGTATCCGTCGGTGTTCGAGCAGTTGAGCAAGCGCGCCGAGCGTTCCAAGCCCGTTGCCGTCAACCGCTGA
- a CDS encoding TRAP transporter substrate-binding protein, with protein sequence MDFKRTLLAVAAFPLVATLSSAAHALEIKFADVHPAGYPTVVAEENMGKALTKASNGELTFKYFPGGVLGSEKEVVEQAQVGAVQMTRVSLGIVGPVVPDVNVFNLPFVFRDQAHMRKVIDGEIGDEILAKITDSEFGLVALAWMDGGTRNLYTKKPVRSLADLKGMKIRVQGNPLFIDAFNAMGANGIAMDTGEIFSALQTGVIDGAENNPPTLLEHNHFQNAKYYTLTEHLILPEPIVMSKITWNKLPPAQQVMVKNAAKAAQADERVLWDAKSASSETKLKAAGVEFITVDKKPFYDATAAVRAKYGAPYADIIARIDAVQ encoded by the coding sequence ATGGACTTCAAACGCACCTTGCTCGCCGTTGCTGCATTCCCCCTCGTCGCCACCCTCAGCAGCGCCGCCCACGCGCTGGAAATCAAATTCGCCGACGTTCACCCCGCCGGCTACCCCACCGTCGTCGCCGAAGAAAACATGGGCAAGGCCCTGACCAAAGCGAGCAACGGCGAACTGACCTTCAAATACTTCCCCGGCGGTGTGCTGGGCTCGGAGAAAGAAGTGGTCGAACAGGCCCAGGTCGGCGCGGTACAGATGACCCGCGTCAGCCTCGGCATCGTCGGGCCCGTGGTGCCGGACGTGAACGTGTTCAACCTGCCGTTCGTGTTCCGCGACCAGGCGCACATGCGCAAGGTCATCGACGGTGAGATCGGCGACGAGATCCTCGCCAAGATCACCGACTCCGAGTTCGGCCTGGTGGCCCTGGCGTGGATGGACGGCGGCACGCGCAACCTCTACACCAAGAAGCCGGTGCGCAGCCTCGCCGACCTCAAGGGCATGAAGATCCGTGTGCAGGGCAACCCGCTGTTCATCGACGCCTTCAACGCCATGGGCGCCAACGGCATCGCCATGGATACCGGCGAGATCTTCAGCGCCTTGCAGACCGGGGTCATCGACGGCGCCGAAAACAACCCGCCGACTTTGCTCGAACACAATCACTTCCAGAACGCCAAGTACTACACCCTCACCGAACACCTGATCCTGCCCGAGCCCATCGTGATGTCGAAAATCACCTGGAACAAGCTCCCCCCCGCGCAACAGGTCATGGTGAAAAACGCCGCCAAAGCCGCCCAGGCCGATGAACGCGTATTGTGGGACGCCAAGTCCGCCAGCAGCGAAACCAAGCTCAAGGCCGCGGGCGTGGAGTTCATCACTGTCGATAAAAAACCCTTCTATGACGCCACCGCAGCGGTTCGCGCCAAGTACGGCGCGCCTTACGCCGACATCATCGCGCGCATCGACGCCGTTCAGTAA
- a CDS encoding SMP-30/gluconolactonase/LRE family protein produces the protein MTAHLIVDARNAVGECPVWVAEENALYWVDIPNGGLQRWNAATGHIAAWKAPQMLACMARTTAGNWVAGLETGFFQLTPHNDGSLDATPLARVEHPRPDMRLNDGRCDRQGRFWAGSMVLDMGANAAAGMLYRYASGHAPQALLDGFITLNGLAFSPDGRTMYVSDSHPLVQQIWAFDYDTDTGTPSNRRVFVDMHQYPGRPDGAAVDVDGCYWICANDAGLVHRFTPEGRLDRSLSVPVKKPTMCAFGGSRLDTLFVTSIRDDQSEQSLSGGVFALDPGVQGLPEPRFIL, from the coding sequence ATGACTGCACACTTGATTGTCGATGCGCGCAACGCCGTGGGCGAATGCCCGGTGTGGGTGGCGGAGGAAAACGCCCTGTACTGGGTGGATATCCCCAACGGCGGCCTGCAACGCTGGAACGCCGCCACCGGGCATATCGCCGCCTGGAAAGCCCCGCAGATGCTCGCCTGCATGGCCCGCACCACAGCGGGCAACTGGGTCGCCGGCCTGGAAACCGGCTTTTTCCAACTCACCCCCCACAACGATGGCAGCCTCGACGCCACGCCCCTGGCCAGGGTCGAGCACCCGCGCCCGGACATGCGCCTGAACGACGGACGCTGCGATCGCCAGGGCCGTTTCTGGGCGGGCAGTATGGTGCTGGACATGGGCGCGAACGCCGCCGCAGGCATGCTTTATCGCTATGCATCGGGCCACGCGCCCCAGGCCCTGCTGGACGGCTTCATTACCCTCAACGGCCTGGCCTTCAGCCCTGACGGTCGCACGATGTACGTCTCGGATTCGCACCCGCTGGTGCAACAGATCTGGGCCTTCGACTACGACACCGACACCGGCACGCCGTCCAATCGCCGGGTGTTCGTCGACATGCACCAATATCCCGGTCGCCCCGATGGCGCGGCGGTGGATGTCGACGGCTGCTACTGGATCTGCGCCAATGACGCTGGCCTGGTGCACCGCTTCACCCCCGAAGGTCGCCTGGACCGCTCCCTGAGCGTGCCGGTGAAAAAACCCACCATGTGCGCCTTTGGCGGCAGTCGCCTGGACACCCTGTTCGTCACCTCGATCCGTGACGATCAGAGCGAACAATCACTGTCCGGCGGCGTGTTCGCCCTCGACCCCGGCGTCCAAGGACTGCCCGAACCCCGCTTCATCCTCTAG
- the copD gene encoding copper homeostasis membrane protein CopD, which translates to MATLLVLCRFVHFIVVLLMFGACVFRPWLLGAAPQPALDRRLLRITRALAWAGLGSGVAWLVLITASMAGSWSAAWDLSTVQLVLDKTFFGQVWTWHLLLNGLLVVVLMTGWKAPRLPLITVLLATLAPVGHGAMLAGLRGQLLILNQVMHLLCVGAWLGGLLLLVLILRQPDRPPLETILRRFSGVGYGLVAGLLLTGMINVRVLTGQWWPTPLFNGFALILLIKVMLVLGMLALALLNRLRLDRCEQRPGSLKASVMLEWLLGVSAVAAVSLLGTLPPMGLAG; encoded by the coding sequence ATGGCAACCCTGCTGGTGCTGTGCCGCTTCGTGCATTTCATCGTCGTGCTGCTGATGTTCGGGGCCTGTGTGTTCAGGCCCTGGCTGCTCGGCGCTGCACCGCAACCAGCGCTGGACCGGCGGTTGCTGCGCATCACCCGCGCGCTGGCCTGGGCAGGGCTCGGCTCCGGCGTGGCCTGGTTAGTGTTGATCACCGCCAGCATGGCCGGCTCATGGTCCGCTGCGTGGGACCTTTCGACCGTGCAGCTGGTGCTCGACAAGACCTTCTTCGGCCAGGTGTGGACCTGGCACCTGCTGTTGAATGGGCTGCTGGTGGTTGTCCTGATGACAGGCTGGAAGGCCCCGCGCCTGCCATTGATCACCGTGTTGCTGGCGACCCTGGCGCCGGTCGGCCATGGCGCCATGCTCGCTGGGCTGCGCGGACAATTGCTGATCCTCAACCAGGTGATGCACCTGCTGTGCGTGGGCGCATGGCTGGGCGGCTTGTTGCTGCTGGTGCTGATCCTGCGTCAGCCGGATCGCCCCCCATTGGAAACGATCCTCCGGCGATTCAGCGGCGTGGGCTATGGCCTGGTCGCCGGCTTGCTGCTGACCGGGATGATCAACGTACGCGTGCTGACCGGGCAGTGGTGGCCCACGCCCTTGTTCAATGGGTTTGCCTTGATTCTGTTGATCAAGGTGATGCTGGTGCTGGGCATGCTGGCCCTGGCGCTGCTGAACCGCCTGCGCCTGGACCGTTGCGAACAGCGACCGGGCAGCTTGAAAGCCAGCGTGATGCTGGAATGGTTACTAGGTGTTTCAGCAGTAGCCGCCGTTTCGCTCCTTGGCACCTTGCCTCCCATGGGGCTGGCCGGCTGA
- a CDS encoding NAD-dependent epimerase/dehydratase family protein: protein MTTTTTPPVPFNRLLLTGAAGGLGKVLRERLRPYAQVLRLSDIAAMAPAAAHEEVHPCDLADKQAVHHLVEGVDAILHFGGVSVERSFEEVLDANISGTFHIYEAARRHGVKRVIFASSNHVIGFYKQGEQLDAHSPRRPDSYYGLSKSYGEDMANFYFDRYGIETVSIRIGSSFPEPQNRRMMHTWLSFDDLTQLLERALYTPNVGHTVVYGMSANLDTWWDNRYAAHLGFVPKDSSEVFRAQVEAQPPVAADDPAKVYQGGAFCVAGPFGD, encoded by the coding sequence ATGACCACTACCACGACCCCGCCTGTTCCATTCAACCGCCTCCTCCTCACCGGTGCCGCCGGCGGCCTGGGCAAAGTCCTGCGCGAACGCCTGCGCCCTTATGCCCAGGTGCTGCGCCTGTCGGATATCGCCGCCATGGCCCCCGCCGCCGCCCATGAAGAAGTGCACCCCTGCGACCTGGCCGACAAGCAAGCCGTGCACCACCTGGTGGAAGGCGTCGATGCCATCCTGCATTTCGGCGGTGTGTCGGTGGAACGCTCGTTCGAAGAAGTGCTCGACGCCAATATCAGCGGCACCTTCCATATCTATGAGGCCGCACGCCGCCACGGGGTGAAGCGCGTGATCTTCGCCAGTTCCAACCACGTCATCGGCTTCTACAAGCAGGGCGAACAACTCGACGCCCACTCCCCGCGCCGTCCGGACAGCTACTACGGCCTGTCCAAGTCCTACGGCGAAGACATGGCCAATTTCTACTTCGATCGCTACGGCATCGAGACCGTGAGCATCCGCATCGGCTCATCGTTCCCCGAACCGCAGAACCGCCGCATGATGCACACCTGGCTGAGCTTCGACGACCTCACCCAACTGCTCGAACGCGCGCTGTACACGCCGAACGTCGGTCACACCGTGGTCTACGGCATGTCGGCCAACCTCGATACCTGGTGGGACAACCGCTACGCCGCGCATCTGGGCTTTGTCCCCAAGGACAGCTCCGAAGTGTTCCGCGCCCAGGTCGAGGCCCAGCCGCCGGTGGCCGCCGACGATCCGGCCAAGGTCTATCAGGGTGGCGCGTTCTGCGTCGCGGGGCCGTTCGGTGACTGA
- a CDS encoding OprD family porin: MSQSARNASTRLGLISLGSLAFTLPLVTQAEGFVDDAKATLNLRNAYFNRNFTNPTNAQGKAEEWTQSFILDAKSGYTQGTLGFGIDVLGLYSQKLDGGKGTGGTQLLPIHNDGRPADNFGRLGVALKTKLSKTELKVGEWMPVLPILRSDDGRSLPQTFRGGQVTSNEIDGLTLYGGQFRGNSPRNDASMEDMFMNGKAAFTSDRFNFGGGEYTFNDKRTQVGLWYAELTDIYQQQYVNLTHSQPLGDWTLGANVGFFNGKEDGSALAGDLDNKTAFALLSAKYQGHTFYVGLQKLSGDSVWMRVNGTSGGTLANDSYNSSYDNAREKSWQLRHDFNFVVLGVPGLTMMNRYISGSNVHTGTITDGKEWGRESELAYTVQSGALKNLNVKWRNSTLRRDFSNNEFDENRIFISYPISLL; the protein is encoded by the coding sequence GTGAGTCAATCCGCCCGCAATGCCTCCACACGCCTGGGCCTTATCAGCCTTGGCAGCCTGGCGTTCACCCTGCCGCTGGTCACCCAGGCCGAAGGGTTTGTCGACGACGCCAAGGCCACGCTCAACCTGCGCAATGCCTACTTCAATCGCAATTTCACCAACCCGACCAATGCCCAGGGCAAGGCCGAAGAGTGGACGCAGAGCTTCATCCTCGACGCCAAGTCCGGCTACACCCAAGGCACGCTGGGCTTCGGCATCGATGTGCTGGGCCTGTACTCGCAAAAGCTCGACGGCGGCAAAGGCACCGGTGGCACCCAACTGTTGCCGATCCACAACGACGGCCGCCCGGCCGACAACTTCGGCCGCCTGGGCGTGGCATTGAAGACCAAGCTGTCAAAGACCGAATTGAAGGTGGGCGAATGGATGCCAGTGCTGCCGATCCTGCGCTCCGACGATGGCCGCTCCCTGCCCCAGACCTTTCGCGGCGGCCAGGTCACCTCCAACGAAATCGACGGCCTGACCCTCTACGGCGGGCAGTTTCGCGGTAACAGCCCGCGCAACGACGCGAGCATGGAAGACATGTTCATGAACGGCAAAGCCGCGTTCACCTCGGACCGCTTCAACTTCGGCGGCGGTGAATATACCTTCAACGACAAACGCACCCAGGTCGGCCTGTGGTACGCCGAATTGACCGATATCTACCAGCAACAGTACGTCAACCTGACCCACAGCCAGCCGCTGGGCGACTGGACCCTGGGCGCCAACGTCGGTTTCTTCAACGGCAAGGAAGACGGCAGCGCCCTGGCCGGCGACCTGGACAACAAAACCGCGTTCGCCCTGCTCTCGGCCAAATACCAGGGCCACACCTTCTACGTGGGCCTACAGAAACTCAGCGGCGACAGCGTGTGGATGCGGGTCAACGGCACCAGTGGCGGCACCCTGGCCAACGACAGCTATAACTCCAGCTACGACAACGCCAGGGAAAAATCCTGGCAGCTGCGTCATGACTTCAACTTCGTGGTGCTCGGGGTTCCCGGCTTGACGATGATGAACCGCTATATCAGCGGCAGTAATGTGCACACCGGTACGATCACCGATGGCAAGGAATGGGGCCGCGAATCGGAACTGGCCTACACGGTGCAGAGCGGTGCGCTGAAGAACCTCAACGTGAAATGGCGCAACTCGACCCTGCGTCGGGATTTCAGCAATAACGAATTCGACGAAAACCGCATCTTCATCAGCTATCCGATTTCACTGCTGTAG